The Candidatus Tumulicola sp. region ATCAGCAGATACGAGGCCGCGCCAAGCATCGCTGAGGCCTTCTCGGCGAGGCCGAACGCAGCAACAACCGTCGACAGACTGTACTGGTTATCTCGCGAGACTTCGGACAACGCGTGTGCCGGCACGACCGTGCCTAGGTACTCGAAGTTCAGCGGGATTCCGGCCGCCAACATCGACAGCGCTCCCAGGAGCGCGGCGCCCACGATCAGCGAAACGCGAGCAGATTTGGTGGAGACGAACAATCCGATAGCAGCAGGTAGCGCGACGTTTGGCTCGACCATCGCGATTGCAACGCACGCTGAAGCCGCCAGCGCCCGGCCACGTTGTAGAAAGAATGCGCCAAACGTTATCGCCGTAGCCGCGATGGGCATCGCATTTCCACCGGGAAAACATGTAAGTCCCAATGATAGCGCAAATGCTGCCCAGCCTATGGAGAACGGTCGACCGATGAGTTTTGAAAGCGCCCACGCCCCCGCTGTGATGCACGCAGCGAGCAGCGACCACCATAACGCCGCCGCGATCGGAAACGGAAGAAACGTCAATGGCGCCAGAAGCGCCAACGCATACGGTGGATAGGGCGCGGGCACGGTAACTCGATCCGGCGCGCGGTAGAACGGGAGCGGAGTCATGCTCTCGCACGTATGCAGCGGCTCGACCAGATACGGATCGAAGCGTTCACGTTGTGCGAGCGCCGCACAATAGTAGGCTCGAAAGTCGATCATCATCCAGCCGCTATGGCGATCGGCTAAGGTTTGCGCACCGATAGGCAGTAACGTGCAGATAACCGCGATTAGTGCAGCCACTCGAGCGCGCATCAAGCGGTGTCTGGCGAAGCACGAGCCGAAAGATGCTGGCGGCGTCGCGTGCGTTGCGCCTCCTGCGCTAGTATCGATAAGAGCAGTATCAGCCCGCCCCATGTCGGGATGCGCACGATCCAAGCGACGGCATCATGCCGCGCCGTGGTCTGCGTAAACTCGCCCCAACTCGACTCGGCTAACCGCTTATCGATCGATATCGCTGTAGTGTGCA contains the following coding sequences:
- a CDS encoding glycosyltransferase family 87 protein, whose product is MAALIAVICTLLPIGAQTLADRHSGWMMIDFRAYYCAALAQRERFDPYLVEPLHTCESMTPLPFYRAPDRVTVPAPYPPYALALLAPLTFLPFPIAAALWWSLLAACITAGAWALSKLIGRPFSIGWAAFALSLGLTCFPGGNAMPIAATAITFGAFFLQRGRALAASACVAIAMVEPNVALPAAIGLFVSTKSARVSLIVGAALLGALSMLAAGIPLNFEYLGTVVPAHALSEVSRDNQYSLSTVVAAFGLAEKASAMLGAASYLLMTFVGVIVGLILRRRYRDPAFAIVIPTAFALLGGSFVHTEAIAAAVAAALLLFSRTNELRTLSIAAVLLLTVPWMLASSMALFIVPILPVAYLIHQLWNRERVAWASGGVAAAAIIAVLFVFASAPAPHVIPQLVQTHAFIDPKLAEASWRNFVLGNVTNRAATWLLRAPSWLGLILVVGVAITLCRRFLVGKASSEAVTS